A genomic region of Runella rosea contains the following coding sequences:
- a CDS encoding efflux RND transporter permease subunit, which translates to MTRFLLHRPVAVLITALALSVLGVVVFRLLPVSLLPDIPVPEITVQVSYPNAAARELQQAVVLPLKNQLLQVNHLEDVEATTQDGFSVLKLRFDFGTDVRLAYLETNEKIDGILSQFPRDMERPKVIKAGAGDIAVFQLNVAPRLPKGELSTHGGLGGEVELSDFCQNVLKRRIEQLPEVALVDATGLALPEVVVSADRNKMQSLGITEAQIAELLRQNNINLGNVAVKDGQYQYNIRFSSVLRTPQDIENITFRVGGSEKAVGTQPLDDSSVPPQNSANGSLALAAGRLIRLGELVNVSIQEQQQRGLYTFNGQRAVGLAIIKQSDAQLLQMRIKLDELLTQFRNDYPDLAFTLSQDQTELLDVSINNLVSNILTGALLTFVMIFFFLPNPRVPVLIGIVIPVSLSVTFLGFYLLGLSINIVSLAGLVLGIGEIIDSAIILIENIEEKREQGFLLDEACIDGTEEVIRPLFTSVLTNSAVFLPLVFLSGLAGALFFDQAVSVSLALAVSLLTSYTLIPVLYRLVFLKSKKEGKQMANETWLMRRIEKVYNRTFDVAFRFRKVAWVLVVGLLGSAVWVGQGLEKRGMPAISRSELEVKIDWNEPLSVSQNEQRIAKLINVGAGPRGEPFASAPVYVSAYVGQQQFLLNQQLQQSFSQATLSIKVADHQSYQRLSSLLSAKIRQTYPNAVVEVRPARNVFEQLFGSLQPPLQIRLFSTQNQDVPTPQQATDALRRLEGKGFKTNPVGYQKRLAVSLREEQLLLYGVTAEQAFQSLKTLFNENQIGQLQSEQKFVPIVLATQHPTGLQSVLQTAFVPNRQNQLIPLRELVEMRFVDDYRLFHTGKDGAYLPVNLDVVNRQIPSLLPKIEEILRPETALNYRLTGDYFRNIGYLEELAWVVLIAVALLFCILTAQFESLLQPLIVMLTALLGIAGALLTLTLFGESLNALAVIGLVVLIGLIDNDSILKIDTMNREREHLGLVEAIRLSGKRRLKSQLMTYLTTILGLLPVLFSGGLGAELQRPLALTVIGGMTVGVAASWTLIPLLYYWMAKGKINS; encoded by the coding sequence CTAAAACTACGTTTTGATTTTGGCACCGATGTGCGGCTCGCGTACTTGGAAACCAACGAAAAAATCGACGGTATCCTTTCACAGTTTCCGCGCGACATGGAGCGCCCCAAAGTCATCAAAGCAGGTGCGGGTGATATTGCCGTGTTTCAGTTGAATGTAGCCCCCCGGCTCCCAAAGGGGGAGCTAAGTACCCACGGGGGGCTTGGCGGTGAGGTTGAACTTTCCGATTTCTGCCAAAACGTCCTCAAACGGCGCATCGAGCAGTTGCCCGAAGTGGCGCTGGTGGATGCTACGGGATTGGCCTTGCCCGAAGTGGTGGTTAGTGCCGACCGCAACAAAATGCAGAGTTTGGGAATTACGGAAGCGCAGATCGCGGAATTACTGCGCCAAAACAACATCAACCTTGGCAATGTGGCGGTCAAAGACGGACAATATCAGTACAACATTCGGTTTTCGTCAGTGCTGCGTACTCCGCAAGACATTGAGAATATTACGTTTCGGGTGGGTGGTTCAGAAAAGGCTGTGGGGACACAGCCCTTAGACGATAGTTCTGTGCCCCCGCAGAACTCGGCAAATGGTTCACTGGCCTTGGCAGCGGGGCGATTGATACGCCTGGGCGAACTGGTGAATGTGTCCATTCAGGAACAGCAGCAGCGCGGCCTGTATACCTTCAATGGGCAACGGGCGGTGGGGCTGGCCATTATTAAACAATCTGACGCTCAACTGCTGCAAATGCGGATAAAGTTGGATGAACTGCTGACTCAATTTCGGAATGACTACCCCGATCTGGCCTTTACCCTTTCGCAAGACCAAACCGAACTGCTGGACGTCTCCATCAATAACCTCGTCAGCAACATCCTTACGGGGGCCTTGCTGACGTTCGTCATGATTTTTTTCTTTCTACCCAATCCGCGCGTACCCGTTTTGATTGGAATTGTCATTCCTGTTTCGTTGAGTGTTACTTTTTTGGGGTTTTATCTGTTGGGACTGAGCATCAATATTGTATCGTTGGCGGGATTGGTGCTGGGCATTGGCGAAATTATCGATAGCGCCATTATCCTGATTGAAAACATTGAAGAAAAAAGAGAACAGGGTTTCTTGCTCGACGAAGCTTGTATAGACGGGACGGAAGAAGTGATTCGCCCGTTGTTTACGTCCGTACTGACCAATTCGGCTGTTTTTCTGCCGTTGGTGTTTTTAAGCGGTTTGGCGGGGGCGTTGTTTTTTGACCAAGCGGTGTCGGTGTCGCTCGCCTTGGCGGTATCGTTGCTGACTTCCTATACGCTGATTCCCGTTCTGTATCGGTTGGTTTTTCTGAAATCAAAAAAGGAAGGCAAACAAATGGCGAACGAAACATGGCTAATGCGTCGCATTGAAAAGGTGTACAACCGCACTTTTGATGTAGCTTTTCGCTTCCGAAAAGTGGCTTGGGTGCTTGTGGTTGGGTTGCTGGGCAGTGCCGTTTGGGTAGGGCAGGGACTTGAAAAACGCGGTATGCCTGCCATCAGTCGCAGTGAATTGGAGGTAAAGATTGATTGGAATGAGCCGCTGAGTGTCAGCCAAAACGAACAACGCATTGCAAAATTAATCAATGTAGGGGCGGGGCCGCGCGGCGAACCGTTTGCCTCCGCCCCCGTGTACGTGAGCGCGTACGTGGGACAGCAGCAGTTTTTGCTCAATCAGCAGTTGCAGCAATCGTTCAGTCAGGCAACGCTCAGTATCAAAGTGGCGGATCATCAAAGCTATCAACGGTTGTCATCTCTGCTTTCTGCAAAGATTCGTCAGACCTATCCCAATGCTGTGGTGGAAGTGCGTCCAGCGAGGAATGTGTTTGAACAGCTTTTTGGCAGTCTCCAGCCTCCGCTGCAAATTCGTCTCTTCAGTACACAAAACCAAGACGTTCCTACTCCCCAGCAGGCCACCGACGCCCTTCGACGTTTGGAAGGGAAAGGATTTAAAACGAATCCCGTGGGGTACCAAAAGCGTTTGGCGGTGAGCCTGCGCGAAGAGCAACTGCTTTTGTATGGAGTCACTGCTGAACAGGCCTTCCAAAGTCTCAAAACGTTGTTTAATGAAAATCAGATTGGGCAGCTACAATCAGAGCAAAAGTTTGTACCCATTGTGTTGGCCACGCAACACCCAACGGGCCTTCAAAGTGTTTTGCAAACGGCGTTTGTTCCCAACCGTCAAAACCAATTAATTCCGTTGCGGGAATTGGTAGAAATGCGTTTTGTAGACGATTATCGCCTTTTTCATACGGGCAAAGACGGAGCCTATTTACCCGTAAATTTAGACGTGGTAAATCGTCAAATTCCCTCTTTGTTACCTAAAATTGAAGAAATACTTAGGCCCGAGACAGCCTTAAATTACCGACTTACGGGTGACTATTTCCGAAATATTGGGTATTTAGAAGAATTGGCGTGGGTGGTGCTGATTGCCGTGGCGTTGTTGTTTTGTATTCTGACGGCGCAATTTGAGTCATTGCTCCAACCCCTGATCGTGATGCTGACGGCTCTGTTGGGCATTGCGGGGGCGCTGCTTACCTTGACGCTATTTGGCGAAAGTCTCAATGCCTTGGCGGTGATTGGTTTGGTGGTTTTGATTGGGTTGATTGATAACGATTCCATTTTGAAAATAGACACCATGAACCGCGAACGCGAACACTTAGGGCTTGTCGAGGCAATTCGACTGTCGGGCAAGCGCCGTCTAAAATCGCAATTGATGACCTACCTGACCACCATCTTAGGATTGCTGCCCGTTCTGTTTTCGGGGGGATTGGGGGCCGAACTTCAACGACCCTTAGCCCTGACCGTGATCGGCGGAATGACCGTGGGCGTAGCGGCATCTTGGACGCTGATTCCGTTGTTGTATTATTGGATGGCAAAAGGGAAAATCAATTCTTAA